A genomic stretch from Desulfohalobium retbaense DSM 5692 includes:
- a CDS encoding DUF4139 domain-containing protein has translation MRFCLFAWIVVGALLLPHGVLAAPETIVLFPEGGQVTDVREIAGESQEIVWELRGQVAPDSVRVRLPDGGTIEGLQTSRVELEAEEVAPELVSKVETAKRQLEKLRVRQQAAESEVALIQGLADAGEVDWEQSTSWREQLEAALHRSSALGEDIASINATLTAAQDEIDRLLQQPRWRVQVRISELPAGGAEAELHYRLNDCGWDPLYRVEGLSEQGEVRFTWRARIHQQSGLKWSGVDMTVATVPPRTRLRPPEVPDWIMRPQPEVRPMAKQAGETAMLAAEDSRSARAPHHTAATGFSLWHVGRMDLADGEQQVVTLEDRTLAAEFTRLARPERSNQVFVRAALASPLERDLLQGPGQFFLDGVFLRQQRLDAVGQELFFGTDPFVQAKMRSRTIQSGDEGVLARRQTRRWEWDIALTNKRQRPVDVRVELAAAQSRHEDIRVEQEFSTPAKRQENRYFLDLTVPAQGEREARMTVRAEAPKDMPVWWGR, from the coding sequence ATGCGATTTTGTCTGTTTGCGTGGATAGTTGTGGGGGCGTTATTGCTGCCCCACGGCGTGTTGGCTGCCCCGGAGACTATCGTCCTGTTCCCTGAAGGGGGACAGGTGACGGATGTCCGCGAGATCGCCGGCGAGTCTCAGGAGATTGTCTGGGAACTTCGAGGGCAGGTCGCACCGGATTCGGTGCGGGTCCGCCTCCCCGACGGCGGGACCATTGAAGGGCTCCAGACGTCGCGGGTCGAACTTGAGGCCGAGGAGGTGGCCCCGGAGTTGGTGAGCAAGGTGGAGACCGCCAAGCGCCAGTTGGAGAAGCTTCGGGTCCGTCAACAGGCGGCCGAGTCCGAGGTCGCCTTGATTCAGGGGCTCGCTGATGCCGGTGAGGTCGACTGGGAACAGAGCACGTCCTGGCGGGAGCAGCTGGAGGCGGCCTTGCACCGTTCTTCGGCGCTCGGAGAGGATATCGCCTCTATCAATGCGACCCTGACCGCGGCCCAGGACGAAATCGATCGACTGCTGCAGCAGCCGCGGTGGCGGGTGCAGGTACGCATCAGCGAGCTTCCCGCCGGTGGGGCAGAGGCTGAGCTGCATTACCGACTGAACGACTGCGGCTGGGATCCGTTGTATCGTGTTGAAGGCCTCTCCGAGCAGGGAGAGGTCCGTTTTACCTGGCGGGCTCGAATCCATCAGCAATCCGGCCTCAAATGGAGCGGCGTGGATATGACTGTGGCCACGGTACCGCCGCGGACCCGTTTACGGCCGCCCGAGGTGCCGGACTGGATCATGCGCCCCCAGCCAGAGGTGCGCCCCATGGCCAAACAGGCCGGGGAGACCGCGATGCTGGCCGCTGAAGACTCCCGCAGTGCCCGCGCTCCACACCACACGGCTGCGACGGGATTTTCGCTGTGGCACGTCGGCCGGATGGATCTCGCGGACGGTGAACAGCAGGTGGTCACCCTTGAAGACCGGACCCTGGCGGCCGAGTTCACGCGTCTGGCCCGCCCGGAGCGCAGCAACCAGGTCTTTGTCCGCGCCGCCTTGGCTTCCCCGCTCGAGCGCGATCTGCTCCAGGGACCAGGACAGTTCTTTCTCGACGGGGTTTTTCTGCGCCAGCAGCGCCTGGACGCGGTGGGGCAGGAGCTCTTTTTTGGCACTGATCCCTTTGTGCAGGCCAAAATGCGGTCGCGAACCATTCAGTCCGGCGACGAAGGGGTTCTGGCCCGACGGCAGACCCGGCGTTGGGAATGGGATATCGCCCTGACCAACAAACGGCAGCGGCCCGTGGATGTCCGGGTGGAACTCGCCGCGGCCCAAAGCCGTCACGAGGATATCCGGGTGGAACAGGAGTTTTCCACACCAGCCAAGCGCCAGGAAAATCGGTACTTCCTGGATTTGACCGTGCCGGCGCAAGGCGAGCGTGAGGCGCGAATGACCGTGCGGGCCGAGGCGCCGAAAGACATGCCGGTCTGGTGGGGCCGATAA
- a CDS encoding DUF362 domain-containing protein encodes MSLDRRTFLKWQAATALSLAGSCAAGPLSVWAQKPPDLAVIQGGPEAATRAAVEALGGMGRFVRPGQRVVIKPNMSFDNPPEMATTTHPAVVSTLVALCQEAGADTVMVRDHTLRGVEQCLEHTGIREACQPLSGSDVRGVNVPDGFAPTSIPGATHYTETAVMGEVLEADVLIAAPVAKHHGSTGVSLSMKGMMGLIYNRGELHWRYNLHTAIADLMRLLRADLTVIDVTRALTTNGPSGPGEVKQMDTVVASTDMVAADAQVVSMVPWYGRNITPDKVEHIRVAHEWGLGRLDIDNLHLHRAAV; translated from the coding sequence ATGAGCTTGGATCGTCGTACCTTTTTGAAATGGCAGGCCGCCACGGCCTTGTCGCTTGCCGGTTCCTGTGCGGCGGGCCCCCTGTCGGTCTGGGCCCAAAAGCCCCCGGACCTGGCCGTGATTCAGGGCGGCCCGGAAGCGGCAACCCGTGCGGCTGTCGAGGCCTTGGGCGGCATGGGCCGTTTTGTCCGTCCCGGACAGCGGGTGGTGATCAAACCGAATATGAGCTTTGACAATCCCCCGGAAATGGCGACCACGACCCATCCCGCCGTGGTCAGCACCCTGGTGGCCCTCTGCCAGGAGGCCGGAGCCGATACGGTCATGGTCCGCGACCACACCTTGCGCGGGGTCGAGCAATGCCTGGAGCACACCGGCATCCGAGAGGCCTGCCAACCTTTGTCCGGGAGCGACGTGCGCGGTGTCAATGTCCCGGACGGGTTCGCGCCGACTTCGATTCCAGGGGCGACTCACTATACTGAAACCGCTGTCATGGGGGAGGTTCTGGAGGCGGACGTGCTCATTGCCGCGCCGGTGGCCAAACACCACGGCAGCACCGGGGTCAGCTTGTCCATGAAAGGCATGATGGGACTTATCTACAACCGGGGTGAGCTGCATTGGCGGTACAATCTGCACACGGCTATTGCGGATCTCATGCGGCTTTTGCGGGCGGATCTGACGGTGATCGACGTGACCCGGGCCTTGACCACCAATGGTCCCAGTGGGCCGGGCGAGGTCAAGCAGATGGATACTGTGGTGGCCTCCACGGACATGGTCGCCGCCGATGCCCAGGTCGTATCCATGGTCCCCTGGTACGGCCGCAACATCACTCCGGACAAGGTCGAGCATATTCGGGTGGCCCATGAGTGGGGCCTGGGCCGTCTCGATATCGATAATCTGCATCTGCACCGGGCGGCGGTGTGA